The following proteins are encoded in a genomic region of Methylovorus glucosotrophus:
- a CDS encoding YqgE/AlgH family protein — MENVNLTNHFLIAMPAMADPNFAKSVTYICEHNADGALGIVINRPTEMTLQELFSQINLSLDDAEMAASAVHFGGPVQIDRGFVLHQPPGDWQSSISINGKTTLTTSKDVLEAVANGTGPEKIFISLGYSGWAAGQLEQEMAQNAWLSVPADDTVLFDLPSENKLTAAMQLLGLDFAKLSEEAGHA; from the coding sequence GTGGAAAACGTCAATCTTACCAATCACTTTCTCATTGCCATGCCCGCCATGGCCGACCCCAATTTTGCCAAGTCGGTCACCTATATATGCGAGCACAATGCGGATGGTGCGCTGGGCATCGTGATCAACCGCCCGACCGAGATGACGCTGCAGGAGCTGTTCAGCCAGATCAACCTGTCGCTCGACGATGCCGAGATGGCCGCCAGTGCCGTGCACTTTGGCGGACCGGTACAGATAGACCGCGGCTTTGTGCTGCATCAGCCGCCCGGTGACTGGCAGTCCAGCATCTCCATCAATGGCAAGACGACGCTCACCACCTCGAAAGATGTGCTGGAAGCCGTCGCCAATGGCACGGGGCCAGAAAAAATCTTCATCTCGCTGGGCTATTCCGGCTGGGCTGCCGGGCAGCTGGAGCAGGAAATGGCACAGAATGCCTGGTTATCCGTCCCTGCCGACGACACGGTATTGTTTGACCTGCCCAGTGAAAACAAACTCACCGCGGCCATGCAACTGCTGGGGCTTGATTTTGCCAAGCTTTCGGAAGAGGCCGGGCATGCCTGA